The Flavobacterium johnsoniae genomic sequence AAGAAGGAAGTCCTGATTTTATTCCGCAAAAAAACAGAATTGCAACTTTTGATAATGATGGAACGCTTTGGGCCGAAAAACCTTTAGTTCAGGAATTATTTGCTTTTTATAGAGTAAAAAAAATGGTAGAAGCTAATCCTGCTTTAGCTCAAAAACAACCATTTAAAGCAGTGCTCGAAAAAGACAAAAGCTATTTCGCAAAAGGCGGAGATAAAGCGCTTATCGAATTGGTAGCAGCGACACACACAGGAATGTCTGAAGATGAATTTGAAACTTCTGTTGCCGAATTTTTTAAAGTCGCAAAAATTCCGGGAAAAGAAACTGCGCTGAAAAGCATACGTTACCAACCTCAATTGGAACTGCTTAATTATCTGCGTGCCAACGGATTTAAAACATTTATTGTAACAGGCGGAACAATCGAAGTGGTTAGAGGAATTTCTGAAGATTTTTACGGTATTCCAAAAGAGCAAGTTGTCGGAACTTCTTTCAAATACAAATACGATCCAGACAAAAATGTGGTGCTTAGAGAACCAGCTTTAGATTTATTTAATGATAAAGAAGGCAAACCAGTTAGCATTCAGTTACATATCGGACAACGCCCTGTTTTTGCTTGCGGAAATGAAGGCGGTGCAGGAGATCTTGCTATGCTAAAATATTCGCAAGGAAGTAAATATCCTTCGTTTCAAATGCTGGTAAATCATAATGATTCAATCAGAGAATTCAATTATCAGGAAAAAGATAATTTATCACTCAACACAGCAGCAAAAAACAAATACCATGTTATCAACATGAAAGAAGATTGGAAAAAGGTTTTTGCAGATTAAATGAAAAAATAATTGTTACAATATAATGGTTTGAGAATGAATTTTTTTAACAAATAAATTTAAGCCGCATGAAACATATTTTTTTAGCAATATTGATTCTTTTCACTTTTACAATTTCTGCTCAAGAAGAAGCATCAAAAGCAGGAAGTAGTGCGCAAGAACTTGCCGATAAAATGGCAAATCCTGTGGCAAGTTTAATTAGTGTTCCGCTGCAAAATAATCTTACTTATGGAATTGGTCCGTATAATGGAATAAAATATCAGATTAACATTCAGCCAGTCGTTCCGTTTAAATTAAGTGAAAATCTAAATTTAATTACGCGTTATATTCTTCCAGTTGTAGACCAGCAGGATGTTACGGGCGAAAACACACACGAATTTGGTTTAAGCGATGCAACAGTAACCGCTTTTTTTGCTCCTAAAACAAAAGGAATCATCTTTGGAGCCGGCCCAGCCTTTTTGGTGCCAACTGCTACAGAAAAATTTTTAGGAACAGAAAAATTTGGAATTGGACCAAGTGTTTTGGTAATGCATCAGGGAAAAGGACTTTCTATAGGTTTTTTGGCTAATCAAATTTGGTCTGTTGCAGGAGCTTCAGATCGTGCAGATTTCAACCAGTTTTATACGCAAATATTTCTAACACATAGTTATAAAAGCGGTGCGAGTTTAGGAGTTACTTCAGAAATTACTCAAAACTGGCAAGGAAATACAACTCTCGTTACAATTAGTCCTAATGTTGGTGCAATTACAAAATTAGGCGGTCAGACCATGCAATTTGCCGTTATGCCTTTAATTCCAGTTGTTGGACATCAATCTATTAAGCCAGATTGGGGATTAAGAGCGGTTGTGGCTTTTATATTCCCTCAGTAGTTTTATGAGAAGTTTTTAGAAAAATAATTCTCTCATTTTTCTACGAAAACAATTCCACCTTGTTCTTATTGCTTTAAGCTACAGAAAAATAGAAACGGGTTTTTGGTGATTAATTTCAAATGATTTCAAACCATAAAACAGATTTAGTATGAAAAGTAAATGCCTTATAATTTTAGCTCTAATTTCGTTACTATTAAATTTTGGATGTAAAGAATCAACTATAAAAAATCCAGATTCAAAAGCGATTTCACAATCTAGTTCAGAAATAAAAATGGATGGTGATTTGCCTTCAAAAGAATCTATTCCTTTATTGTTTGACGAAATGGATTTTCAGCAAGCAACACAATGTTATTTGTGGGGACTTCCAATTGTGGCTTTCGCCGAATGGCAACAACAACATTACAAAGCATTTAACGCAACAAGTAATGATCTTGTTTTGTACAATTCTTATCATGACAGATTAGGAATATTGACGGCAAATGCTACAACTCCTTATGTCATGTCTTTTATAGATTTGAAAGCAAATGGCCCAACAGTTATAGAAATGCCCGCTGGAAAAACCGCTGGAGGACTAGCAGATTTTTGGCAGAGAGAACAAGCTACAATTGGCGAAATGGGACCAGACAAAGGAAAAGGAGGGAAATATGTTCTTGTACCGCCAACAATGAAAGATTTTAAAGCAGATGGTTATTACATAATTCCATGTTATACTGTAAATATGTTTTTTGGTTTTAGAACATTAGATCCAGATCCAAAAGTTACAGAAGAATTGCTGAAAAAGGTAAAAATTTATCCTTACGCACAAAGAGCAAATCCAACAGCAACAAAAGTTATAAGCCCGCCTACTGATAAAAACTGGTACGGAATCCAGCCTTCGGGAATTAAATATTGGGAACGTCTTCACGCTATTTTGCAAGACGAACCAGTAGAAGAGCGTGATCGTTTTTTTATGGCTTGGCTTAAAAATTTAGGCATCGAAAAAGGAAAACCTTTTGCACCAGACGAACGTCAGAAGAAAATTTTAATTGCTGCAGCCGAAAAAGGACAGCAAATGGCAATGGCAAATTCTTTTGAAAAACGTTTTGCAGATGTTAAACATTGGCCAGATAAAAAATGGGATTATGTTATGATACTTTCAGATCCCTCTCAACGCGCAGCCAATTATGATGAGTTTTTCGAAAGATCATCTTATTTCTATGAAGCAGTTACTTATTCTAAAGCTATGATGACTAAAATACCAAATGTTGGTCAAGCTTATTTAGGGGCTTATTTTGATAATAATGGAAACTGGTTAGATGGTTCAAAAAACTATATTTTAAATATTCCAGCAAATCCGCCAGCAGTTAATTTCTGGTCGATTACAGTTTATGATTCTGCAACAAGATGTCTGATTGATAATCCTCAAAAAAATGCCGATTTGTCTTCGCGTAAAGATTTGATAAAAAATTCGGATGGTTCTGTCGATTTGTATTTTGGACCTAAAGCTCCCGTAGGAAAAGAGAAAAATTGGGTTCAGACTTTACCAGGAAAACATTGGTTTACTTATATGCGTTTTTACGGACCAACAACGGCTTACTTTGATAAAAGTTGGAAAATGGATGACATAAAAGAAGTGAAATAGATAGTTTATTTACTAAGATTAA encodes the following:
- a CDS encoding HAD family hydrolase: MKKRIFILSFVVLSLFSCKKSEPATSTTTESKQTETIVNGDPLPSWNDTALKKGIIAYVEKVTKEGSPDFIPQKNRIATFDNDGTLWAEKPLVQELFAFYRVKKMVEANPALAQKQPFKAVLEKDKSYFAKGGDKALIELVAATHTGMSEDEFETSVAEFFKVAKIPGKETALKSIRYQPQLELLNYLRANGFKTFIVTGGTIEVVRGISEDFYGIPKEQVVGTSFKYKYDPDKNVVLREPALDLFNDKEGKPVSIQLHIGQRPVFACGNEGGAGDLAMLKYSQGSKYPSFQMLVNHNDSIREFNYQEKDNLSLNTAAKNKYHVINMKEDWKKVFAD
- a CDS encoding DUF1254 domain-containing protein; translation: MKSKCLIILALISLLLNFGCKESTIKNPDSKAISQSSSEIKMDGDLPSKESIPLLFDEMDFQQATQCYLWGLPIVAFAEWQQQHYKAFNATSNDLVLYNSYHDRLGILTANATTPYVMSFIDLKANGPTVIEMPAGKTAGGLADFWQREQATIGEMGPDKGKGGKYVLVPPTMKDFKADGYYIIPCYTVNMFFGFRTLDPDPKVTEELLKKVKIYPYAQRANPTATKVISPPTDKNWYGIQPSGIKYWERLHAILQDEPVEERDRFFMAWLKNLGIEKGKPFAPDERQKKILIAAAEKGQQMAMANSFEKRFADVKHWPDKKWDYVMILSDPSQRAANYDEFFERSSYFYEAVTYSKAMMTKIPNVGQAYLGAYFDNNGNWLDGSKNYILNIPANPPAVNFWSITVYDSATRCLIDNPQKNADLSSRKDLIKNSDGSVDLYFGPKAPVGKEKNWVQTLPGKHWFTYMRFYGPTTAYFDKSWKMDDIKEVK